The Mycteria americana isolate JAX WOST 10 ecotype Jacksonville Zoo and Gardens chromosome 18, USCA_MyAme_1.0, whole genome shotgun sequence region CCCCCCCGTTCGCTGTGCAATTCAGGCTGCCCACGAAACGTCGACGTTGGTGTGATCAGCAGTGAGACAGTGAGCGGTTTCGCTGTTTAAGCCGCCCGCTCCAGGTCTGTGGGTCCATGTGCATCCACGAAAAAGCAGCCTGCACTCCTCCGCACCTTGCCTGCTGCGAGCCCCCCGGCAAGGCAACGCAAACGAGTAGCGGGGATGCACAAAAACAGGGTCCAGGAGCCCTCGCCGCGCCGCCCGGCTGCTTCAGGCCACCGATTGCTGGTGGAGAAACCCTTCACCCCTTGCACAACGTCAAGGGTCCTCCGTGTCCCGTCCCTTCCCCGAGCCCGGCGTCCCCGTTCCCCTCCGCAGGGTCACCTGTCACCATGACGGGGCGGATGTTGGCGTTCCTCAGGAGGTGAATCACGGGCGCGGACTCCGGCTTGAGGACGTTTTTCATGACGAGGAAGCCCAGGAAGGTCAAGCTGCTCTCCGCAGAGTCCCTGGTGGGATACAACGAGCCGCTCAACAGCCGCCTTCGACAGGAGGCAGAGTGGATCAATTGGTATAAACAGCTAAAAATCCATCTGGGGGGCAGCCGGCAGCCGCCTTGCTATGGGGTAGGGTTTAATTCCTCGCAGGCTGCTAGGACGGGGCAAGCAAAGCACCCCGTGAAACCCCCAGAGCAAAGGAGATCTAAAACGGAGAAGGGAGTTGTTGGCACCaacctggggagctgcagggcctCCTCGAAGGTGGTCACCGTGCTCAGGGGTTTGCAAGCCAGACCCAAGACGCGGAAGCCATCCACGGTGTAGTGTCGCAGCGTCTGGGAGAAATCCACGGGCACTGCCAGCCGGGAGGGGAAAAGCCAGGTCAGAACCGTTCCTGAACGAACCCGGGCCGCGTCGACCCGGCAAGGGGGGCCGGGGCTCAAGCTCCCAAAGGACTGAAGGGCTCTGGACGCTCATCCAGactcccagccccttccctgtCTTCTGgctcctgttttcttccccccacGTGCCTGGAGCTAATCCAAAGCCCCGTCCCTCCGGGAGCTGCCCCGCAGCATCACCGCGGATAACCCCCTGTGGGGATGAGCTGCAGGGATGCAGACAAACGACGGAGCAGCAGGACCAGCCGCTTCGCGGCTGGGGAGCGACAGCAAACGGCCGTCCCCCAGCACGTACCCGTTTCCTTCCTGCAAAGGCTGGCCACCATCTCCGGCGCACCCTTGACGCAGACACGGGCCGAGGCTTCGCCGGGCAGCTTCACCAGGACGCTCATCctctgcaaggaggaggagaaggggaaacgCCGGAGGATCCCCACGGGCGACCGGTGCTTCTGCGGAGGAGAGGGAGCGGGTGTCAGGGCCAGGCAGGAACTCCTGCGGGAGGTACCAGCTCTCCAGGGGCTGTGAGGCACAACCACCCTTTGAGGGAGCAGGCCCAGCGACTTGGGGAACCTGAGCCACTCCGGTCCACGAGACCTACCCTGTCTCGTGGCTGTTCTTCCTCGGGCGGAGGTTTCATCACAGCCAAGACCTTCGTCCCAAAGCGCTGGAAGGCGGGCagctcaccttcctcctcctccatcatcTCCAGGCGCTGAAACCAAGGCAGATGCTGAGATGGCAAAGCCCTGCCTTGCAAGCCCCAAGCCCCATCCACCCCATAGCGGCCCACGGACGGTTTCAAACACCCCCGCTCGTGGCAGAGCAAGACGCGTGCCACCTCCCTCTTTACAGATACGCAACCTTGCCCGCTGCTTGTCTTACCCAGCCGGTGGACTCCACCATCTTGAGGTCCATGGGATCCCCAATGGGTTGCGCCCGCAGCAGCGAGATGGTGTGGCAGGCGGCCAGGGAGTAGAGCAAGGGAccggcgggcaggcagcggggctcgTGGACGATGGGCATGAAGTGGTTGTTCTCCAGTGGCACCACTCCCCAGACATCCAGACCTTCCTCCGTCAGGGTTCCCGTCTGCGGGGAGAGCGTGGCGGGTCCAGGCCGGTCCCCCGAGTCCTGGAAACCGCGGTCCCCGCCGCACTGCCCAAGACTCACCTTGTCGAAGCAAACCAGGCGGATCTTCCCGCAGAGGTTGATACGGGGAGGGCTGATGCAGAAGATGCCGTGTTTCTTCAGCCTGTTCTGAGCGTAGATGGTGCCCACCGTCATGGCAGCCGGGAGAGCCGGGGGCACGATGACAGTGACGAGGTCGAGGGCACGGATGATGATTTGCTTCACGGGGACCTGGCAGGCGAGGAGGAAGAGGGGTGGGCATCCCGACAGCCCTCACCCATCTCCACCCGCAGCACCAGCCTGCGCTCGAGCATTCACCAGCTCCAACAACCCTACCTGGTTTTTAACCAAGATGAGGATGCTGTACAGCGTGCCGATAAGAGCTGCATGGGAGGGAGAACGGGCTCGgttacaaagcaaaacagacGAAGGGTGGGTTCAACCATTTCAGAGGAGTTTGGCTGCTCCTGGCCATGCCCCCACGCTCAGACGTACCCAGGACGGCGAGGAACAGGACAAACTTCACAGCATCCTTGTAGAACTTGAAGCTCACGGGTTTGGGGTAGAGGATGGAGCTGATGAGATCCCCTTTGGCCGTGCAGAACCCTGTGGGAGAGGGGCAGAAGGTAGGCACGTGCAAAGTCACCGCTCCGAAGGACGTGACTCAGCCCCGGTTTTCCCTTCGACGCCGTTACCTGTGCGGGTCACCACGGCCAGCGCTTCTCTGCCCACGTAGGACTTGGCTTGGATGACCTGCGTCCCGCAGAACAACGTGTGCCGCCTGTGCTCCTCGGGGGAATAGATGGTGCCGGCTGCCTGGCTGCCGGCCGGGAGAGGGGTTTTCATCACCGGCACGCTCTCTCCTGCGGCGAGGAACACCGTGGAGGGAGGTTTATCACCCTGGGTGGTCAGGATCCAACCGAACCGGATAGGAAGGGGCTGCCGTAGGGCCACCGAGACACGAGGCTCGTCCtctccccccaaatccccagcGAAAGCCGGGGCGGCGGAGGCGTGCAGCCcacggggtgccggggctctCACCCGTCAGCATGCTCTCGTTGACCATGCACTCGCCCGTCAGCAGCGCGGCATCGCAAGGGACCAGCATCCCGTCCGCGGGGAGGCTGATGCAATCGCCCGGCACCAGGTCTGCGGAGCTCACCACCATCTCCTCTGGAAAAGAGCGCGGCCGTGCTCAGACGCCCCACCCCGGCACCGTCCTGAACGGAACGGCTTCGTGCCCGGAGCCTTTGCTCGTCGCGGGCACCGCGCTCACCTCCGCTGGGGCGACGGACTCGGACGCTGACCGACATCCTGGCCATGTTTTGCAGCGTGGTGCTTTGCTGCAAGGGAGGGAGCGGTTAGCAGCCACCCAAGGGCGGCccaaaaagcacagcaaagcatcCGTGTAGAACGGGTCTCGAAGGCTCGGGACTGCGGGCGAAGGACAAGGAAACCTGCCCCACCGTCGGAGTACGGGCTGTCCTCGCCCAGCTGGGCTCAGAGGGAGTTCAGCATCAGCACAGAGGTCAAACAGCATCAGGAAACAGGCTACTCCGCTAGAGCTGCTTGTCCCAAATACGCCCACCACCAACCTTCCTCGTTTCGTAGAGGGACAGCCCTAAGGAGATGGTGGAGATGAGGAAGATGCAGGCAGCGTAGTAGTAGTAGGCATCGCAGACCCACAGCACAATGCTGAACACTTGGAAGATGTAGAAGGGGTTGAGCACCTGGAAGGGAACAAGGAGAGAGAGCAGGTTTGGGGGGGAGAGCTTCCTCCAGCCCATCATGAGACCTCCAGGTTCCTTGAGGGACAACTGCTTACGCAGAGGAGAGGCTGGcccttccctggggctggggctggaccaGCTGCCTCTCACAAACCCTCCGTCCTCCCCAGCTTTGCTTACGGTCGCTGCTCCGGAGGATGCTCAGCCACCTCTGCAGCTACCTGGGGATGCCCCTGCCTGAGCTAAGAGGCAGGACGGGTCCCCTCCACAGCTGCACCAGCTCTGCCCAAGCTGCTTCTCCTGaagccctctcctccccaccagaGAGGAAGGGCCCACAAAACACTTGCAGTGAGGGAcatggagcaggggaaggatCTGCCCCGGGACAACTCGCTCTTCTGAAGCACGGCCGGTAGATGCACACCTCCTCCACCAACAGCCTCGCGTAGGACTTGACCGGCACCTCGATGAGGTTCAGTCCGTAGATCTTCCTTCtgcaaaggggagagaaaaagcaagagggaAGCAAACGCATGCTAgggaaaagctgcatttccagCTCGAGGGACCCTCACGCTGCCCGGACCTCCGCAGGAGCCCGGTTACGTGGAGAAGCCAAGCCAGGGCAACCCAGCGCACCGGCAATCCTCTGTTTTGAGGTCTGGGTGCAAGAAAAACCCCATGCTCCAGAATGTGCTAGCCCCTGGAAAAGCCTCATCCACGCTCTGCGGGTGTCCCACGAAGCTGCAAGATCCCTACCTGGTGTTGTGGTCTTGCTGGTTGAGCCCAGCCTGGCAGAGGTGGAGGTCTGCGCAGGTCCAGCCTTCATCCAAGACGCTGGCAAGCCCCAGGGgcaagaaaaatggagaaacGCAGTCAAAATCAGCACTGTTCTGGCCCAGCAGAACAAACACCCCGTCCAAGTCCTTGGTGACAAAAAATAACCCCCTTTGGGAAAGGGAGAGCATCTCGTTCCTCGGCATCCGCCGCAGCTCGCGGCCGCCAAGGAGCGGGAACAAAAGGGGCACAGTTCGGAGAGCCGCGAGCGGCACAGCGCGGTGGGGACCATCCGGCACGGGGTAGCTGCCAAACTACTTCGCCCGGTTTCCTCTGCCCACAAAGACGGGCAACATCAACGACCTGGGGGGAGAGGCGTCGCTGGGGTGGTCTCCAAAGGCTTTGCAGCGTGGGGAAAAGCTCCGGTGCGGTTATGTGACTTCCAGCCAGGTCAGGACTATTTTGGGGGGCCGAGGGGTGAAGGAGAGCAGCggagagaagcagagaggattGCTGCGGCAGAAGGGACAGAGACATACCTGACTTTGCAGTACGCCTGCCGCTGTTCCAGCCAGATGTAGCGCATGCCCTCGAAGAGGTAGTACCGCAAGACGTTCTTCTGAGCAGAGCAGGATGGAAAAAATACGGTGTTGGCGGGACACGAGGGCAGCCCACGCCAAGGGAGAGGATTTACGGGGCGGAGGTGGGAAGAGCCGCGAGCGTTACCTCTTCCTTCTCATGGAGCTGGATGGTGTCCCGGCTCTCCTCCTCATCCGACACGCCGATGGCGATGCTGGTCCTCCGGTCCTCCAGCCTGGCCCCGGGGTGATGCTCCAGGCTGCTCGGGGTGGAAAACCAAGGGTCAGTGCCTGCCCATCCACCAGCGCTGCTGCAAACGCCCCCCTCCCTCAAAGCCAAAAGCAGACGCGAGCCCCTGCCCGCCGGCACGGCCGTGGGGACGCGAGCCCGGCTCACCTGCCCTCGCCCAGCGCCTCCGTGCGCACGCGGGTGGTGAAGCACTGTCCGAATCGGTCCTAAAACACAGGCAGGGGTCTGAGCAGGGGGAAACGGGGAGCTCCCTGCGTGTGCCCCCTGCTCCTTCAAACGGGGACAGTGCTGCAAGCAGGCAGGGAGTCCCCGGCCACCCGCCCCAGGTGACGGCTGGGTTTCAGGGACAATAAAGAGAAATACAAAGCCAGGCTGGCCGCTACGGAAGGGGAAAGCGCAAAATTGTTCCAGGAATAATAATTATTCCTGGAATAATTTGGCTCTGGGGTAGCGCATTGCTTGGTGAAAGGAGACGTCAAACACAGTTAGGGAGGGGAGGGTGACAGGCAGCAAGGAACATGCCCAGGGCCCCTCTGGGAAGCCAGTGGCAGAGCCCAACCTCAGAGCCTTGGGTGCCCTGGACCCCTCCGGGGACTTACTCTGATGATGACCCAGTCGGCCTGGCCAAGGGCACAGGGCTTGCACTTTGCCTGCACCTCCAGGCTCGGCTTCCAGTGGAAGAGGACGAGGAGCAGCCCTGCCGTCAGCACGGAGCAAGCGTGGCACAGGGCCACCCGCCACGTCTTGGTCTGGTAGCCCGTGACCTCCTGGAAGAAAGGAGGTCACCTTTACGGGaatgcttatttataaaataaactgaaattataaTTATCAAGCATCTAAATCCTAAATCGAtaaaagccctgagcaacctggtgtgaTTTAACACCGGGCAGGTGACAACCAAGTAGCTCCGGGGCTGGAAAACCCCTGTCTCGTGCCGGTGTTGCAGGTAACACGCGGCTTTTGTGCCAACCCTTCCCGAGCGCGCCTTCCTCCCCGCGGCGAAGCCCTCGGACCTACCATGCAGGATTTATCGGCGTCTCGCTGCAGCGTCCCGTACCCTGGCCGctggctccccagcagcctgctgctgtctgCAAAGTCAAAGAAGGGGcggggggaaataaaaataaggggAGCTGATCCGAGGGGTTATTTGGGAGATGCCACGGTGATGGGCTCCCAGCTGCAGCGATGACATCCCCGGATCAGTCCCAGAAGGTGGCCGGACTCGGCGTCCCCTCTGCCATCCACCCCGGCTCCCGGCAGAGCTGCTCGGAGCCACGGCCGCTGTGCAGGGGGACGCTGCGGGCACGGGGCACCCCAGCGCCGCCTGGCCACCCTCCCGTGGCACGTGACGGTCAGGCGAACGATGCCAAAGGAGCCCAGGGAGAAAAGCTGGCACAAAACCAGCGGCTGAGCAGccgggggaagggagcagggctggtgcGGAGCCAGGGCAAGTGCAGGGAGAGCTCTCCCAGCCACTTTTCACACTTGTTTGCTCCTTGTGTTTCCCCCTGCGCTGAGGACGTGGCcacaaaatttgctttttgcagttttAATGATGCCCAGCGTGGCTCAGCACCACGGGTCTCCGCTGCACCCCGATGCCCAGCCTGGGAAACGGGGATTGCCGGAGGCATCACCGTAATCATCCCAGGTGGGATTTTAATCATCACCCTCCGTCCCACGAAGCCGAACCCCCTTATCCCCTAAATCCGCTCTGAATTACAAGCCGCGGCGTCCCAACTCCAGGATCTTAAAGCAGCGGCGGGGAGATAACTAGTGGCACAAACGCCAACCCAAGGTGCTAGTTCCCACCCTTGGAGCCGGCACATAATTTCCTGGCTGGGCCAGGTTCAGGTTTCCAGACCGGCTTAACGATTTATACGCCGGGTGGGAGCCCGGGCGCGCGTCCTCCACCGGAAAAGCCACCCCGGCTGGATTCCTGCTGCTCCCCGGTCTGACCCCAAAACTCGTCTGCAGGTGAcaaaaacaattaattaaaatcaTCCCCTGGTTTTGATGACCACTGGGGACAGGGTCTCCACCTCGCCCAGCGACCCAGTGGGCAGCCAGCTCCCAAAACGCGGCCGGTGCCACTCCGAGGGAGAAGTTTTGggttggggaagggggggacgaGCCCCGGGGATggtttattaaaacaaaagcccTTCCAGGAGCCAAAAGAAACGGCTGCAAAGCTCGCCAAGGGCCCGCGAGGAGGGGAGACGTCAGCTCTCCCCGCTGCTTGCGAAAAGCGTGGATTCCAGGTTCAAGGAGGACAGGAGCGGGCacaggagggcgaggaggagcgTGTGCCACCCTTCAGAAGAGCAGAACAAAGGAGAGGGCGAGGGGGTGCCTTGCACAAAGGCTTTTCCCTGCAGGGTTTGCAGGAGGGGGAAAGTATCGAAAGAACCTGAAAGCAACCCAATTTGCTTTCTGCACCTCCCCGAACCAGGCTGGGTAGCAAGAAGCAGAGCCCACCGCTCCGCCTGAACTCTGCCGTTAGCAACAACAAAATTATTACGACTTTCTTGATCCTATAAGCAGCAAATCTTTCGGAGGAGCGCAGCAGCGCGGCTGCAACCGGCTCTGTCCTGCAGAGCTGCGGCTCTTGCACaaccccatccccgtccccgtgggtTTTCTCACCTCCCGCTCCCATTCCGGCTGCTCCCCAAAACATGGCGAGCGAGAAAGGGCTCTCGCCTTGACTCACCATGCCTTACCCCGCCGGTTGCGCAAGCGGAGCCGTCCCCGGTTGGGATGGGATCGGTACAGCCGTCATCACCTGCCTGCCGGCAGACGTGTCCGGGAAGCATCGGGCCCcggcggaggggagggcagagcaccACGAAGCTGCGCTACCAGTTTGAATCGTGGCGCAGCGGCCACACCTCGTTGGCAAACACGGCGCAGGGGCGCCCGGCCGTCCCTCCTCCGGCTCCCGAAGTAGGGGGGTTTTACCCCTGAGCTCCTCTGGAGAGCCCTGGGAAGAgatttgcttctctctctgctgctaaAGGGGGATTAAGGGGGGGATAGCAGCCGGGAGCGGCTGCAGACTCAGGGAGGGGTGGGCGATGCACCAGCCCGGCTTGCCACGGGGAGAGGGGAGCCGCCATTCCCCGCTGACGCCAGGTTCGCGCAGCCAAAACGCTGCTCGAAgtccccgcagccgcccggctCCGAGACGAGTTCGTGCCCTGTCTTGCACCTCTCAGAGAACCACGCGCGTCCCTGCTGTTGAGGTTTCGGGGAAAATCGGGGAGAGAGGTGCTCAGGATGCCCTGACACCTAGCACGTGTCCCAG contains the following coding sequences:
- the ATP13A2 gene encoding polyamine-transporting ATPase 13A2 isoform X3, whose translation is MSSDSSRLLGSQRPGYGTLQRDADKSCMEVTGYQTKTWRVALCHACSVLTAGLLLVLFHWKPSLEVQAKCKPCALGQADWVIIRDRFGQCFTTRVRTEALGEGSLEHHPGARLEDRRTSIAIGVSDEEESRDTIQLHEKEEKNVLRYYLFEGMRYIWLEQRQAYCKVSVLDEGWTCADLHLCQAGLNQQDHNTRRKIYGLNLIEVPVKSYARLLVEEVLNPFYIFQVFSIVLWVCDAYYYYAACIFLISTISLGLSLYETRKQSTTLQNMARMSVSVRVRRPSGEEMVVSSADLVPGDCISLPADGMLVPCDAALLTGECMVNESMLTGESVPVMKTPLPAGSQAAGTIYSPEEHRRHTLFCGTQVIQAKSYVGREALAVVTRTGFCTAKGDLISSILYPKPVSFKFYKDAVKFVLFLAVLALIGTLYSILILVKNQVPVKQIIIRALDLVTVIVPPALPAAMTVGTIYAQNRLKKHGIFCISPPRINLCGKIRLVCFDKRLEMMEEEEGELPAFQRFGTKVLAVMKPPPEEEQPRDRKHRSPVGILRRFPFSSSLQRMSVLVKLPGEASARVCVKGAPEMVASLCRKETVPVDFSQTLRHYTVDGFRVLGLACKPLSTVTTFEEALQLPRDSAESSLTFLGFLVMKNVLKPESAPVIHLLRNANIRPVMVTGDNMLTAVNVAKSCRMVEPKGRVIFVNASPPSHDKPAALKFTLAEHSQGEEQPEEKIPCSCFSPGAHQAGADAPDTLVGCSLHRAAQVLLQAWHEGLGQTSFLSKIPSFICLTLRFRGSCSTSCSTKRSCFPWQGLQQRDGCFLQPQPCHFALNGKSFAVVCEHFADLLPKILIRATVFARMSPDQKTHLVCSLQELNYCVGMCGDGANDCGALKAADVGISLSEAEASVASPFTSRAANIECVPAVIREGRCSLVTSFSVFKYMALYSLVQFVSVLLLYTINTNLSDFQFLFFDLIITTTVAVLMGRTGPARELGAERPQGTLISVLVLGSLLLQTALLITVQVLGYFVTVSQSWYVPLNSTVMAPQNLPNYENTVLFCVTGFQYLILAVAMSKGYPFREPLYTNVLFLVVLIILFGLMIWLTLYPLGFPKTLLKLQGIDDLNFKLLLLGIAALNFFAAFVLETALDHGLLSCLRKLRRKKASKKLFKRLEKELSQQQPSWPPLNEPLFATPKMSIAVR
- the ATP13A2 gene encoding polyamine-transporting ATPase 13A2 isoform X1, whose translation is MSSDSSRLLGSQRPGYGTLQRDADKSCMEVTGYQTKTWRVALCHACSVLTAGLLLVLFHWKPSLEVQAKCKPCALGQADWVIIRDRFGQCFTTRVRTEALGEGSLEHHPGARLEDRRTSIAIGVSDEEESRDTIQLHEKEEKNVLRYYLFEGMRYIWLEQRQAYCKVSVLDEGWTCADLHLCQAGLNQQDHNTRRKIYGLNLIEVPVKSYARLLVEEVLNPFYIFQVFSIVLWVCDAYYYYAACIFLISTISLGLSLYETRKQSTTLQNMARMSVSVRVRRPSGEEMVVSSADLVPGDCISLPADGMLVPCDAALLTGECMVNESMLTGESVPVMKTPLPAGSQAAGTIYSPEEHRRHTLFCGTQVIQAKSYVGREALAVVTRTGFCTAKGDLISSILYPKPVSFKFYKDAVKFVLFLAVLALIGTLYSILILVKNQVPVKQIIIRALDLVTVIVPPALPAAMTVGTIYAQNRLKKHGIFCISPPRINLCGKIRLVCFDKTGTLTEEGLDVWGVVPLENNHFMPIVHEPRCLPAGPLLYSLAACHTISLLRAQPIGDPMDLKMVESTGWRLEMMEEEEGELPAFQRFGTKVLAVMKPPPEEEQPRDRKHRSPVGILRRFPFSSSLQRMSVLVKLPGEASARVCVKGAPEMVASLCRKETVPVDFSQTLRHYTVDGFRVLGLACKPLSTVTTFEEALQLPRDSAESSLTFLGFLVMKNVLKPESAPVIHLLRNANIRPVMVTGDNMLTAVNVAKSCRMVEPKGRVIFVNASPPSHDKPAALKFTLAEHSQGEEQPEEKIPCSCFSPGAHQAGADAPDTLVGCSLHRAAQVLLQAWHEGLGQTSFLSKIPSFICLTLRFRGSCSTSCSTKRSCFPWQGLQQRDGCFLQPQPCHFALNGKSFAVVCEHFADLLPKILIRATVFARMSPDQKTHLVCSLQELNYCVGMCGDGANDCGALKAADVGISLSEAEASVASPFTSRAANIECVPAVIREGRCSLVTSFSVFKYMALYSLVQFVSVLLLYTINTNLSDFQFLFFDLIITTTVAVLMGRTGPARELGAERPQGTLISVLVLGSLLLQTALLITVQVLGYFVTVSQSWYVPLNSTVMAPQNLPNYENTVLFCVTGFQYLILAVAMSKGYPFREPLYTNVLFLVVLIILFGLMIWLTLYPLGFPKTLLKLQGIDDLNFKLLLLGIAALNFFAAFVLETALDHGLLSCLRKLRRKKASKKLFKRLEKELSQQQPSWPPLNEPLFATPKMSIAVR
- the ATP13A2 gene encoding polyamine-transporting ATPase 13A2 isoform X6, whose amino-acid sequence is MSSDSSRLLGSQRPGYGTLQRDADKSCMEVTGYQTKTWRVALCHACSVLTAGLLLVLFHWKPSLEVQAKCKPCALGQADWVIIRDRFGQCFTTRVRTEALGEGSLEHHPGARLEDRRTSIAIGVSDEEESRDTIQLHEKEEKNVLRYYLFEGMRYIWLEQRQAYCKVSVLDEGWTCADLHLCQAGLNQQDHNTRRKIYGLNLIEVPVKSYARLLVEEVLNPFYIFQVFSIVLWVCDAYYYYAACIFLISTISLGLSLYETRKQSTTLQNMARMSVSVRVRRPSGEEMVVSSADLVPGDCISLPADGMLVPCDAALLTGECMVNESMLTGESVPVMKTPLPAGSQAAGTIYSPEEHRRHTLFCGTQVIQAKSYVGREALAVVTRTGFCTAKGDLISSILYPKPVSFKFYKDAVKFVLFLAVLALIGTLYSILILVKNQVPVKQIIIRALDLVTVIVPPALPAAMTVGTIYAQNRLKKHGIFCISPPRINLCGKIRLVCFDKTGTLTEEGLDVWGVVPLENNHFMPIVHEPRCLPAGPLLYSLAACHTISLLRAQPIGDPMDLKMVESTGWRLEMMEEEEGELPAFQRFGTKVLAVMKPPPEEEQPRDRKHRSPVGILRRFPFSSSLQRMSVLVKLPGEASARVCVKGAPEMVASLCRKETVPVDFSQTLRHYTVDGFRVLGLACKPLSTVTTFEEALQLPRDSAESSLTFLGFLVMKNVLKPESAPVIHLLRNANIRPVMVTGDNMLTAVNVAKSCRMVEPKGRVIFVNASPPSHDKPAALKFTLAEHSQGEEQPEEKIPCSCFSPGAHQAGADAPDTLVGCSLHRAAQVLLQAWHEGLGQTSFLSKIPSFICLTLRFRGSCSTSCSTKRSCFPWQGLQQRDGCFLQPQPCHFALNGKSFAVVCEHFADLLPKILIRATVFARMSPDQKTHLVCSLQELNYCVGMCGDGANDCGALKAADVGISLSEAEASVASPFTSRAANIECVPAVIREGRCSLVTSFSVFKYMALYSLVQFVSVLLLYTPLHGSSQLRAGGFSFPDQHQPERLPVPLLRPDHHHHCGRADGSDRSCPGAGSGASPRDVDQRPRAGQPAAPDGSAHHRASPRLLRHGLAELVRAA
- the ATP13A2 gene encoding polyamine-transporting ATPase 13A2 isoform X5; this translates as MSSDSSRLLGSQRPGYGTLQRDADKSCMEVTGYQTKTWRVALCHACSVLTAGLLLVLFHWKPSLEVQAKCKPCALGQADWVIIRDRFGQCFTTRVRTEALGEGSLEHHPGARLEDRRTSIAIGVSDEEESRDTIQLHEKEENVLRYYLFEGMRYIWLEQRQAYCKVSVLDEGWTCADLHLCQAGLNQQDHNTRRKIYGLNLIEVPVKSYARLLVEEVLNPFYIFQVFSIVLWVCDAYYYYAACIFLISTISLGLSLYETRKQSTTLQNMARMSVSVRVRRPSGEEMVVSSADLVPGDCISLPADGMLVPCDAALLTGECMVNESMLTGESVPVMKTPLPAGSQAAGTIYSPEEHRRHTLFCGTQVIQAKSYVGREALAVVTRTGFCTAKGDLISSILYPKPVSFKFYKDAVKFVLFLAVLALIGTLYSILILVKNQVPVKQIIIRALDLVTVIVPPALPAAMTVGTIYAQNRLKKHGIFCISPPRINLCGKIRLVCFDKTGTLTEEGLDVWGVVPLENNHFMPIVHEPRCLPAGPLLYSLAACHTISLLRAQPIGDPMDLKMVESTGWRLEMMEEEEGELPAFQRFGTKVLAVMKPPPEEEQPRDRKHRSPVGILRRFPFSSSLQRMSVLVKLPGEASARVCVKGAPEMVASLCRKETVPVDFSQTLRHYTVDGFRVLGLACKPLSTVTTFEEALQLPRDSAESSLTFLGFLVMKNVLKPESAPVIHLLRNANIRPVMVTGDNMLTAVNVAKSCRMVEPKGRVIFVNASPPSHDKPAALKFTLAEHSQGEEQPEGLQQRDGCFLQPQPCHFALNGKSFAVVCEHFADLLPKILIRATVFARMSPDQKTHLVCSLQELNYCVGMCGDGANDCGALKAADVGISLSEAEASVASPFTSRAANIECVPAVIREGRCSLVTSFSVFKYMALYSLVQFVSVLLLYTINTNLSDFQFLFFDLIITTTVAVLMGRTGPARELGAERPQGTLISVLVLGSLLLQTALLITVQVLGYFVTVSQSWYVPLNSTVMAPQNLPNYENTVLFCVTGFQYLILAVAMSKGYPFREPLYTNVLFLVVLIILFGLMIWLTLYPLGFPKTLLKLQGIDDLNFKLLLLGIAALNFFAAFVLETALDHGLLSCLRKLRRKKASKKLFKRLEKELSQQQPSWPPLNEPLFATPKMSIAVR
- the ATP13A2 gene encoding polyamine-transporting ATPase 13A2 isoform X2 produces the protein MSSDSSRLLGSQRPGYGTLQRDADKSCMEVTGYQTKTWRVALCHACSVLTAGLLLVLFHWKPSLEVQAKCKPCALGQADWVIIRDRFGQCFTTRVRTEALGEGSLEHHPGARLEDRRTSIAIGVSDEEESRDTIQLHEKEENVLRYYLFEGMRYIWLEQRQAYCKVSVLDEGWTCADLHLCQAGLNQQDHNTRRKIYGLNLIEVPVKSYARLLVEEVLNPFYIFQVFSIVLWVCDAYYYYAACIFLISTISLGLSLYETRKQSTTLQNMARMSVSVRVRRPSGEEMVVSSADLVPGDCISLPADGMLVPCDAALLTGECMVNESMLTGESVPVMKTPLPAGSQAAGTIYSPEEHRRHTLFCGTQVIQAKSYVGREALAVVTRTGFCTAKGDLISSILYPKPVSFKFYKDAVKFVLFLAVLALIGTLYSILILVKNQVPVKQIIIRALDLVTVIVPPALPAAMTVGTIYAQNRLKKHGIFCISPPRINLCGKIRLVCFDKTGTLTEEGLDVWGVVPLENNHFMPIVHEPRCLPAGPLLYSLAACHTISLLRAQPIGDPMDLKMVESTGWRLEMMEEEEGELPAFQRFGTKVLAVMKPPPEEEQPRDRKHRSPVGILRRFPFSSSLQRMSVLVKLPGEASARVCVKGAPEMVASLCRKETVPVDFSQTLRHYTVDGFRVLGLACKPLSTVTTFEEALQLPRDSAESSLTFLGFLVMKNVLKPESAPVIHLLRNANIRPVMVTGDNMLTAVNVAKSCRMVEPKGRVIFVNASPPSHDKPAALKFTLAEHSQGEEQPEEKIPCSCFSPGAHQAGADAPDTLVGCSLHRAAQVLLQAWHEGLGQTSFLSKIPSFICLTLRFRGSCSTSCSTKRSCFPWQGLQQRDGCFLQPQPCHFALNGKSFAVVCEHFADLLPKILIRATVFARMSPDQKTHLVCSLQELNYCVGMCGDGANDCGALKAADVGISLSEAEASVASPFTSRAANIECVPAVIREGRCSLVTSFSVFKYMALYSLVQFVSVLLLYTINTNLSDFQFLFFDLIITTTVAVLMGRTGPARELGAERPQGTLISVLVLGSLLLQTALLITVQVLGYFVTVSQSWYVPLNSTVMAPQNLPNYENTVLFCVTGFQYLILAVAMSKGYPFREPLYTNVLFLVVLIILFGLMIWLTLYPLGFPKTLLKLQGIDDLNFKLLLLGIAALNFFAAFVLETALDHGLLSCLRKLRRKKASKKLFKRLEKELSQQQPSWPPLNEPLFATPKMSIAVR